Part of the Candidatus Methylomirabilota bacterium genome, TCCGAGAGGCCGGCTTCAGCCTCACCGAGCTGGTCGTAGTCATCGCCGTCGTCGGCGTGCTCTCCGTCATGACCGTCCCATTCTTCGTTCGCTACTATCAGGCGGCCGCGGCGCGCGCGGATGTCCAGCAGGTCATCACGCTCTTCAGCCAGGCCCGCGCGCTCGCGGTCAAACAGAACGATAGGGTCTGCGTCACCATGCCGACCAACACGCAGATGGTCTTGCGCCTGAGCACCTGCGCCGGCACTGTCTGGACCGGCCCGGGCACGGACGGCGCCGGCAACATCAAGCTGCCGCAGGGATTCACCATCGGGCCGCTCAACAACGTGACCTTCGACTACCTGGGCACGGCGGTGGCGGCGACAACCTACACCATGACCAACTCGACCACCTATGAGACAAACACGATTTCCATCGCGCTCAGTGGCCGGGTGACGAGTCCGTAAATGCGTCGCGCGCTCCGATTCGTCGCTGCGGACCAGGCCGGGATGTCGTTGGCGGAGATTCTAATCGCCTGCGTCATCATCGCCGTCGGCCTGGTCGGCCTGCTCTCGGCCGTACCGTCCGC contains:
- a CDS encoding prepilin-type N-terminal cleavage/methylation domain-containing protein, which codes for MIRAAHGVARKAGGRPFREAGFSLTELVVVIAVVGVLSVMTVPFFVRYYQAAAARADVQQVITLFSQARALAVKQNDRVCVTMPTNTQMVLRLSTCAGTVWTGPGTDGAGNIKLPQGFTIGPLNNVTFDYLGTAVAATTYTMTNSTTYETNTISIALSGRVTSP